One window from the genome of Fulvivirga lutea encodes:
- a CDS encoding ATP-grasp domain-containing protein yields the protein MFFESIWRSNFLIRLRNWEYWPFLVVYWPVFIYWFYLAAKARSFFYFSASNPGIENGGMLGESKIKILDSLPSKLIPQTTYIKHEDKSLSEVIATLIFPVICKPDIGERGWKVEKINNAEELINYHEEITVDYLIQEYLTEEIELGIFYYRYPSQKSGVISSIVAKEMLTLKGDGKSTLKELISKYDRAKLQCKTLELRYKNRLNEIVKEGESIHLVYIGNHSRGTKFLDANHLINSELVQLFDDIARNINGFYFGRFDIKVHSIEDLYQGKLKIMELNGAGSEPAHIYNPGYSLWNAYKVIFHHWKVLFEISMENHKKGIPFMTLKEAWREYKKTRAVGT from the coding sequence ATGTTTTTTGAATCCATTTGGAGGAGTAACTTTTTAATTAGGCTCCGTAATTGGGAATATTGGCCTTTTTTGGTCGTCTATTGGCCTGTATTTATTTATTGGTTCTATCTGGCTGCTAAAGCAAGATCATTTTTCTACTTTTCTGCATCCAACCCTGGAATTGAAAATGGTGGAATGTTAGGCGAATCAAAAATAAAGATTTTGGATAGTTTGCCTTCTAAACTAATCCCACAAACTACATACATAAAGCATGAAGATAAATCACTAAGCGAAGTGATTGCCACACTTATTTTCCCCGTGATATGCAAGCCAGATATTGGAGAAAGAGGTTGGAAGGTTGAAAAAATTAATAATGCTGAAGAATTAATCAATTATCACGAAGAGATTACTGTTGATTACCTGATTCAGGAATATTTAACGGAGGAAATTGAACTAGGTATTTTTTATTACAGATATCCATCTCAAAAATCAGGGGTTATTAGTTCAATCGTGGCTAAGGAGATGTTAACCTTAAAAGGAGATGGAAAATCTACTCTCAAGGAGCTAATATCGAAATATGACAGAGCCAAATTGCAATGTAAAACATTAGAGCTCAGATATAAGAATCGTTTAAATGAAATAGTGAAAGAAGGTGAATCAATTCATCTGGTTTACATCGGAAATCACTCCAGAGGAACTAAATTTTTAGATGCTAACCATCTAATTAATAGTGAGTTAGTGCAATTATTTGATGATATAGCGCGTAACATTAATGGGTTCTACTTCGGGCGATTTGACATCAAAGTCCATTCCATTGAAGACCTTTATCAAGGTAAATTAAAAATAATGGAATTGAACGGAGCAGGATCTGAACCAGCACATATTTATAACCCCGGTTACAGTCTATGGAACGCTTATAAAGTAATTTTCCATCATTGGAAAGTGTTATTTGAGATTAGCATGGAAAATCACAAAAAAGGAATTCCATTTATGACCTTGAAAGAGGCATGGCGCGAGTACAAAAAAACAAGAGCAGTAGGCACATGA
- a CDS encoding LysE family translocator — protein MITVFLFAFLFSFIGSIPPGAINISVLQLAIENKSRAAIRFSLASAIIEFPYVIIAVIFSDWLLSTEIVMNNIKLLSTSVILLLAFINTYQYFKNDTPKPLTNKGGFRRGMIVSIFNPLAIPFWVGITAYLSNQGWMSIDNNSQLLTYALGVSAGTFALLFALINFSTRINLEIKNQKLTKLIPAVVFFILGFYGIWQLLIDV, from the coding sequence ATGATAACAGTTTTCTTATTTGCCTTTCTCTTTAGTTTTATAGGCTCTATTCCTCCCGGAGCCATAAATATAAGTGTGCTTCAACTCGCTATTGAAAATAAAAGTAGAGCTGCCATCAGATTCAGTCTCGCGTCTGCTATAATAGAATTCCCCTATGTTATCATCGCAGTGATTTTTAGTGATTGGCTGCTTTCAACTGAGATTGTGATGAACAACATCAAACTTTTATCCACTTCGGTGATACTATTATTAGCGTTTATTAACACCTATCAATACTTTAAGAATGACACCCCAAAACCCTTAACTAATAAAGGCGGATTTAGAAGAGGAATGATAGTTAGCATTTTTAACCCATTGGCTATTCCATTTTGGGTTGGCATAACTGCGTATTTGTCCAACCAAGGTTGGATGAGTATAGATAATAACAGTCAGCTACTTACTTATGCACTGGGAGTGTCAGCAGGTACTTTTGCCTTACTATTTGCATTGATCAATTTTTCGACTCGAATTAACCTGGAGATCAAAAATCAGAAACTCACAAAGCTTATTCCAGCCGTTGTATTCTTCATTTTGGGATTTTATGGAATTTGGCAGCTACTTATTGATGTTTAA
- a CDS encoding OmpH family outer membrane protein — MKNKLVLAIAAILFIGTAATAQTMKIGYADVDYILSEMPESKQVESELQAHNTQLQNQLQAKYQEYQQKAQAYQQSAATMVDAVRSEKETELAQLEQRIQKFQQDAQTSMQKKSATLMEPLYAKIGSNIEAVAKENGYTHILNGQVGGIDVVLFADEKFDISDLVLKKMGITPSSN; from the coding sequence ATGAAAAACAAACTAGTATTAGCAATAGCAGCAATTTTATTTATTGGAACTGCAGCAACTGCACAAACAATGAAAATAGGCTACGCTGATGTAGACTATATTTTAAGTGAAATGCCTGAGTCAAAACAAGTGGAGTCGGAGCTTCAAGCGCATAACACTCAATTACAAAACCAATTACAAGCAAAGTATCAGGAGTATCAGCAAAAGGCCCAGGCCTATCAACAAAGTGCTGCTACAATGGTTGACGCTGTAAGAAGTGAAAAGGAGACTGAATTAGCTCAGTTGGAACAAAGAATTCAAAAGTTTCAGCAAGACGCTCAGACTTCAATGCAGAAAAAATCTGCTACACTTATGGAACCTCTTTATGCTAAAATTGGCTCTAATATTGAAGCTGTAGCAAAGGAGAATGGTTACACACATATTTTAAACGGACAAGTAGGTGGTATTGACGTAGTTCTTTTTGCTGATGAGAAGTTCGATATTTCGGACTTGGTTCTAAAGAAAATGGGCATTACACCATCATCTAACTAA
- a CDS encoding DUF4230 domain-containing protein, whose protein sequence is MRSVVKILQILPWIGLLAIVIYLWQTQEIKEKPIEITNSSILREVESLGKLELVRYNFKEITELKKVSPEFWKIFKLGPDSKIALISEGSAVGCIDLSKLSEENIYHSTDTIYINLPKPELCYYKLDMSKTRIYSMQTNPLEDEKEFIRRAYQAAEDEIKQSAINSGIMENTLRNAEIMLKPIIEKLTNKQVVFTLKPDVTQLNINK, encoded by the coding sequence ATGAGATCAGTAGTGAAAATTTTACAGATATTACCATGGATTGGGCTTTTGGCTATTGTAATCTATTTGTGGCAGACTCAGGAAATTAAAGAGAAACCAATTGAGATAACTAATTCAAGTATTTTAAGAGAAGTGGAATCTTTAGGTAAGCTTGAATTGGTTAGGTATAATTTTAAAGAAATTACCGAATTGAAGAAGGTAAGTCCTGAGTTTTGGAAAATATTCAAGCTGGGACCCGACAGTAAAATTGCTTTGATATCTGAAGGTTCAGCTGTAGGATGCATTGATCTTTCTAAGCTGTCAGAGGAAAATATTTACCATTCTACCGATACTATTTATATCAACTTACCAAAGCCAGAACTTTGTTACTATAAGCTAGATATGTCTAAAACGCGTATTTACTCGATGCAAACCAACCCATTGGAAGACGAAAAAGAGTTTATCAGAAGGGCATATCAGGCAGCAGAAGATGAAATAAAACAGTCAGCAATAAACTCTGGTATTATGGAAAATACATTGAGAAATGCAGAGATTATGCTCAAACCTATCATTGAAAAACTAACAAATAAACAGGTGGTGTTTACATTGAAACCTGATGTAACTCAATTAAACATCAATAAGTAG
- a CDS encoding S66 peptidase family protein, translating into MQRPPQLLAGDKVVIVSPSRQIESSQLDQALKTFQNWGLEPKVAEHALSKHGYFAGNDGERLSDLQLVLDDPEVKAVFCARGGYGMTRIIDEVDLSTFIKNPKWVIGFSDITALHLLINKNNIESIHGLMPVQFEYDGIEKSSYSLKKILFEGELNYNWKGHSRNLKGVAKGQIIGGNLSLLVDSIGTKNEINTDGKILFIEEIDEYYYKIDRMLTQLKRAGKFDTIAGLIVGQFSDLKDTQIKFGSGLQDIVLDKVKSSVPVCFNAPIGHEMPNLAIPCGREVNLSVSESQVNLLG; encoded by the coding sequence ATGCAGCGTCCACCACAGTTACTTGCGGGAGATAAGGTAGTGATTGTTTCACCTTCTCGCCAGATAGAATCATCACAATTAGATCAGGCACTAAAAACCTTTCAAAACTGGGGGCTGGAACCTAAAGTTGCAGAGCACGCACTTAGCAAACATGGTTATTTTGCTGGCAACGATGGAGAGCGTTTGTCTGACCTGCAGCTAGTGTTAGATGACCCTGAAGTTAAAGCAGTTTTTTGTGCAAGAGGCGGATATGGGATGACTCGAATTATTGATGAAGTTGATTTGAGTACTTTTATTAAAAACCCTAAATGGGTTATTGGGTTTAGCGATATCACTGCTCTTCATCTGTTAATTAATAAAAATAATATTGAAAGTATTCACGGTCTTATGCCGGTTCAATTTGAATATGATGGTATTGAGAAGTCTTCTTATTCTCTCAAAAAAATATTGTTTGAAGGGGAACTTAATTATAACTGGAAGGGTCACTCACGCAACCTAAAGGGTGTGGCAAAAGGCCAAATAATTGGCGGTAATTTGTCTTTACTTGTAGATAGTATTGGTACAAAAAATGAAATTAATACAGATGGTAAAATCCTTTTTATAGAAGAAATTGATGAATACTACTACAAGATTGATCGGATGCTTACTCAGCTGAAGAGGGCAGGTAAATTTGATACTATTGCTGGGTTAATCGTTGGTCAATTTTCAGATTTAAAGGACACACAAATTAAATTCGGTAGTGGTTTACAGGATATAGTGTTGGATAAAGTGAAAAGTTCAGTTCCTGTTTGTTTCAATGCACCGATTGGGCATGAAATGCCAAACCTAGCTATACCATGTGGACGAGAGGTGAATTTATCAGTGAGTGAGTCACAGGTAAATCTATTGGGGTAA
- a CDS encoding OmpH family outer membrane protein: MKKILFLFLASFSFIQLQAQKFGYIDTDYVLSKMPEYKEAQAEIDKLSQGWQDEIKEMSRNIGSMYDELQAEEVLLTADMKNERLELIRTKEQELKEYQKKIFGFEGLFFLKKKELVKPVQDKIFDAVEVVCKEQRLAIMFDKAGDLVMIYTDPRHDYTDYVLDELGLGDPNDVIK; this comes from the coding sequence ATGAAAAAGATCCTTTTTCTATTTTTGGCATCATTTTCGTTTATCCAACTTCAGGCACAGAAGTTTGGCTATATAGATACAGACTATGTATTGAGTAAAATGCCTGAATATAAGGAGGCTCAGGCCGAAATTGACAAACTGTCACAGGGTTGGCAGGATGAAATAAAGGAGATGTCTCGAAATATTGGCTCAATGTATGACGAACTTCAGGCAGAAGAAGTACTTTTGACGGCTGATATGAAAAATGAGCGATTAGAGCTCATTAGGACTAAAGAGCAAGAGTTAAAGGAATATCAAAAGAAGATATTCGGTTTTGAAGGGCTTTTCTTTTTGAAGAAAAAAGAATTAGTAAAGCCTGTTCAAGATAAAATTTTTGATGCGGTGGAAGTAGTGTGTAAGGAGCAGAGATTGGCCATAATGTTTGATAAGGCTGGTGATTTAGTGATGATTTACACAGACCCACGACATGATTATACGGATTATGTGTTGGACGAACTAGGTCTGGGTGACCCGAATGATGTAATAAAATAG
- a CDS encoding BamA/OMP85 family outer membrane protein has product MKRVIVFLIFVVLIGEVNGQFRRRNNTPEPSSGQLNYSRPQEYTLAGIKVTGLNILDENALISLTGLKIGDQISVPGDEISGAIKKLWKHGLVGDVSISIDKIEVDKIYLNIQLAERPRLTGFEFQGVKKGQESQIREDLNLIRGRILTDAIIRNTEIAVRNHYVNKGFLNAEVKIVQQEDTLNNDGVKLKILVDPKAKVRINKIYFSGNENIKSNKLKSKMKNTNENVRIGLFKRVAELIAGFKPKKVPEFFDSTYEVSGSDIKEFINDNIKLNFFKSSKFVKSDYEEDKLAIINFYNSKGFRDAEIVEDTIYDYNDRSINIGLKINEGRKYYFRNIEWTGNYIHKDETLDKILAIEKGDVYNKELIDQKLTFNPKGPDISGLYMDDGYLFFSVKPIEVAVEGDSIDIEMRIYEGEQATIKNVIVSGNERTRDHVVRRELRTIPGEKFSRSDIIQTQQRLSQLGYFDPQQITPTPMPNPADGTVDIEWEVVERSNDQIELSGGWGGAFGFVGTLGLSLNNFSVRNMLRGKFNPIPTGDGQRLSIRAQANGRQFQSYSASFTEPWLGGKKPNSFSVSYSYSIQRARFGTDRDGNGINDNFPSIRDFDASLKVQSITLGLGRRLEWPDSYFTLTNSVSYLVYSLENYLGGGLGFSNGNSNSLVFNSTLSRNSIDNPMFPTSGASISLSVALTPPWSKFREDNFWEIKNSEIEAVGADVDNKFKYEQNSDGVYVLTDIPLSQRNPENYEDRLRDEIRDRENAERYKLLEYHKWMLDATYYTKLVGKLVLETRAHFGFIGSYSSNLGIGPFERFSLGGDGLAGQNFLLGNDVIGLRGYDNNSITPPNYGGPTTAVTSNQLRGGIVYNKYTAELRYPVTTGQSATIYGLVFAEAGNNWGDYDLFNPFDVYRSAGFGARIFMPAFGLIGLNWGYGFDTLPGRSQRAGGQFHFTIGQQIR; this is encoded by the coding sequence ATGAAGAGAGTAATAGTATTCCTGATTTTTGTAGTACTGATAGGTGAAGTGAATGGGCAGTTTCGAAGAAGAAATAATACTCCCGAGCCATCTTCTGGACAATTAAATTATTCCAGACCTCAAGAGTACACGCTTGCAGGCATTAAAGTAACTGGTTTAAATATTTTAGATGAAAATGCGCTTATTTCACTTACAGGTTTAAAGATAGGTGATCAGATTAGCGTACCAGGTGATGAAATTTCAGGTGCTATTAAAAAATTGTGGAAGCACGGCCTGGTTGGTGATGTATCTATTTCTATCGATAAAATTGAAGTTGATAAGATTTACCTCAATATTCAGCTGGCTGAAAGACCAAGGCTGACTGGTTTTGAATTTCAAGGTGTTAAGAAAGGTCAGGAATCCCAAATACGAGAAGACTTAAACTTAATTCGTGGAAGAATATTAACTGACGCCATAATTCGAAATACTGAGATTGCTGTAAGAAATCATTATGTGAATAAAGGTTTTTTAAATGCCGAAGTTAAGATCGTTCAGCAGGAAGATACATTAAATAATGATGGCGTTAAATTAAAGATTCTTGTCGATCCCAAAGCGAAGGTCAGGATTAATAAAATCTATTTTTCCGGGAACGAGAACATAAAATCGAATAAGCTAAAATCTAAGATGAAGAATACGAACGAAAATGTTCGAATTGGCTTATTTAAACGTGTGGCTGAATTAATTGCAGGTTTTAAACCGAAAAAAGTACCCGAATTTTTTGATTCTACCTATGAAGTGAGCGGATCAGATATAAAGGAATTTATCAATGATAATATTAAGTTAAATTTCTTCAAGTCGTCAAAGTTTGTCAAATCTGATTATGAAGAAGATAAATTAGCAATTATTAATTTTTATAATTCTAAAGGGTTTAGAGATGCTGAGATTGTTGAAGATACAATTTATGATTATAATGACAGATCAATAAATATAGGTCTGAAGATTAATGAAGGTCGCAAATACTACTTTAGAAATATTGAATGGACTGGAAATTATATACATAAAGACGAAACATTAGATAAGATTCTAGCCATTGAAAAAGGGGATGTTTACAACAAAGAACTCATCGATCAGAAGCTAACATTCAACCCTAAAGGTCCAGACATAAGTGGCCTTTATATGGATGATGGATATTTATTCTTTAGTGTTAAACCTATTGAAGTGGCCGTTGAAGGTGACTCGATAGATATTGAGATGAGAATCTATGAAGGTGAGCAGGCTACGATTAAGAATGTTATTGTTTCAGGTAATGAACGCACAAGAGACCATGTGGTGAGGCGTGAGCTTAGAACAATCCCTGGGGAGAAATTCAGTAGATCAGATATTATTCAGACCCAACAGCGATTATCACAATTGGGTTATTTTGATCCGCAACAAATCACACCAACGCCAATGCCTAATCCGGCAGATGGAACGGTTGATATTGAGTGGGAAGTAGTAGAGAGATCGAATGACCAGATAGAACTATCCGGAGGTTGGGGTGGAGCCTTTGGATTTGTTGGAACGTTAGGACTTAGCCTAAACAACTTCTCAGTAAGAAATATGTTGAGAGGTAAATTTAACCCAATACCCACTGGTGATGGGCAGAGACTTTCAATTAGAGCACAAGCAAATGGTAGACAATTCCAGAGTTATTCTGCCTCATTTACAGAGCCATGGTTAGGCGGCAAAAAGCCTAACTCATTTAGTGTAAGTTATAGTTACTCTATTCAAAGAGCACGTTTTGGGACAGATAGAGATGGCAATGGTATAAATGATAACTTTCCTTCGATTAGGGATTTTGACGCCTCATTAAAAGTTCAAAGTATTACTCTAGGTTTAGGTAGAAGGTTGGAATGGCCAGATAGCTATTTTACGCTAACAAACTCAGTTTCATACCTTGTTTATTCATTAGAAAATTACCTGGGAGGAGGTCTTGGGTTTTCAAATGGTAATTCAAATAGCTTAGTTTTTAATTCAACGCTTTCAAGAAATAGCATAGACAATCCAATGTTCCCTACTAGTGGTGCATCAATCTCTTTAAGTGTTGCACTTACACCGCCATGGTCTAAATTTAGGGAAGATAATTTCTGGGAGATAAAGAACTCTGAGATAGAAGCTGTAGGAGCTGACGTAGATAACAAATTTAAATATGAACAAAATAGTGACGGAGTTTATGTTCTAACAGATATCCCATTAAGTCAGAGAAATCCAGAGAATTACGAAGATAGATTACGAGATGAAATTCGTGATCGAGAGAACGCTGAAAGATATAAATTACTTGAGTATCATAAATGGATGCTCGATGCAACTTACTATACTAAGTTGGTAGGAAAGCTGGTTTTAGAAACCAGAGCCCATTTTGGTTTTATCGGTTCATATTCGTCAAATCTTGGCATAGGTCCTTTTGAACGATTCAGCCTTGGAGGAGATGGTTTAGCCGGTCAGAATTTCTTGTTGGGTAATGATGTAATTGGTTTAAGAGGCTACGACAATAACTCCATCACTCCGCCAAATTATGGAGGACCAACTACGGCAGTTACATCAAATCAGCTTAGAGGTGGTATTGTATACAATAAATATACTGCAGAGCTTAGATACCCAGTTACAACAGGTCAATCTGCAACTATTTACGGACTAGTATTTGCCGAGGCAGGTAATAACTGGGGTGACTACGATTTGTTTAATCCGTTTGATGTTTACAGATCGGCAGGTTTTGGAGCGAGAATATTTATGCCAGCATTCGGATTGATTGGTCTGAACTGGGGTTACGGGTTTGATACCCTTCCCGGAAGATCTCAAAGAGCTGGTGGACAATTCCATTTCACAATTGGTCAACAAATAAGATAA
- a CDS encoding hydantoinase B/oxoprolinase family protein, translated as MWKIWIDTGGTFTDCIAIDPEFHQHRLKLLSSGIIKCYIKQKLDDTTLKVSLNPPINSNILSNYQLIESKSGKSIEIEGYESENQLLKLSETLADTFDLSGGYEITALEPVPILAARILTSTALQASLPKMEMRLGTTKGTNALLEKKGSDVTLLITKGFKDLLKIGTQQRPKLFELNIQTPPPLYSRVIEVDERITSDGSIWQPINLLNDEIDSIPKDSSIAIAYLNSYKNHAHESITLEQLKNNGYKYTSASHQVSSNIRIVHRAETTVVNAYLEPVLGKYFKEIKEKLPEKQLRIISSAGAIVDSTEYLPKDGLLSGPAGGILGAYHSSRQSGFNRIITFDMGGTSTDVSIIENDITYAYQTKVGDATIQSPCVDIDTIAAGGGSICSVRNGMYEVGPESAGASPGPACYGNNGPLTIADLNLLAGRVVTDEFAIPLKQADSERALQEVSNGLDEKTSTEDLIESFLRVTNENMASAIKKIATRKGASLEGMCLVTFGGAGGQHACDIAEILHVSEVLIPYDAGILSALGIGLADMDKIKEQLVLLELNSFTSEKAGILKSIKKQILADFEQSGYTEEDVITKHVYCYLRFEGQESTIEIDNIGISDLLEAFRDQYIKIYNHWIDNKEIEVESVKVVMSVATNNTEFGKKSRVSTTTPKPNSRTKSLCNGNYLDTPVYSRDQLSPGNVIKGPAIITSNSTTIYIKPHWQLEIDEWNSSVLKRMASNYEDIQLSESASRTLFQNRFMGVALEMGAMLERTSFSVNIKERLDFSCAILDSEGDLIINAPHIPVHLGSLGVCVKKVLDQLEIEEGDVVITNHPKYGGSHLPDVTLISGVFYNHKLIGFVANRAHHSEIGGRTPGSMPVNAKSLNEEGVIIPPMYLIKSGESRIKEIKELLSKAEFPTRSVNENMADINGALASIQLGIRELKKLCKQFESNTVVENLFSIKKYSASLLKSKLKQLHHGDYEAKEELDDGSKLSVKIKISKDLIELDFNGTSDVHSGNLNANPAIVQSVILYVLRILVDEDIPLNEGLMQHVKIDLPECLLNPNFDNHQPAVVGGNTEVSQRLTDTILKALGLAACSQGTMNNLLFGKDTFGYYETICGGTGAGPNFNGHDAIHQHMTNTKITDPEILELKYPVRLNYFQIREESGGKGKYRGGNGVCRSFTFLDNLTLTILSQHRVIAPYGLNGGHSGKKGQQFLIKKNGEKIELSSSDEQEIEDGDQLIIKTPGGGGFGLPQ; from the coding sequence ATGTGGAAAATTTGGATAGATACAGGCGGAACTTTCACAGACTGCATTGCCATTGATCCTGAGTTCCATCAGCATAGACTCAAACTTCTAAGCAGTGGTATCATTAAATGCTACATCAAACAAAAACTAGATGATACTACACTAAAAGTTTCGCTTAATCCTCCTATAAATAGTAACATCCTTTCCAACTATCAACTGATAGAATCAAAATCAGGCAAATCAATTGAAATAGAGGGTTACGAATCCGAAAATCAATTGTTGAAGCTGTCTGAAACTTTGGCTGACACATTTGATTTATCCGGTGGGTACGAGATCACAGCTTTAGAGCCGGTGCCAATATTGGCTGCAAGAATTTTAACTTCTACAGCTTTACAGGCAAGCTTGCCTAAAATGGAAATGCGGCTAGGCACCACAAAAGGAACTAATGCTCTTCTAGAAAAAAAAGGAAGTGACGTTACTCTTCTAATCACCAAAGGATTCAAAGACCTTTTAAAAATTGGTACGCAGCAGAGACCAAAGCTCTTTGAGCTTAACATTCAAACTCCTCCTCCACTCTACTCAAGAGTTATTGAAGTCGATGAAAGAATTACATCTGATGGTTCAATTTGGCAACCAATTAACTTATTAAATGACGAGATTGATAGTATTCCAAAAGATTCATCCATAGCCATTGCCTATCTAAATAGCTATAAAAACCATGCTCATGAATCTATTACCTTGGAGCAACTGAAAAATAATGGGTATAAGTATACCAGTGCATCACATCAAGTTTCATCTAATATAAGAATTGTTCACAGGGCAGAAACAACAGTTGTTAATGCCTATTTGGAGCCTGTTTTAGGTAAGTATTTTAAAGAAATCAAGGAAAAGCTACCGGAAAAGCAGCTGAGAATTATTTCAAGTGCCGGAGCCATTGTTGATAGCACGGAATACCTTCCTAAAGATGGGCTTTTGAGCGGACCTGCCGGTGGAATACTAGGTGCCTATCATTCTTCTCGTCAATCGGGGTTTAACCGAATCATTACCTTTGATATGGGCGGTACAAGCACAGATGTTTCCATCATTGAAAATGACATAACCTATGCTTATCAAACAAAAGTAGGTGATGCAACCATCCAAAGCCCTTGCGTGGACATTGACACAATAGCTGCCGGTGGGGGATCAATCTGTTCTGTAAGAAACGGAATGTACGAAGTAGGGCCAGAAAGTGCAGGAGCCAGTCCCGGGCCAGCTTGCTATGGTAATAATGGCCCATTAACCATTGCCGATTTAAATTTATTAGCTGGGCGGGTCGTAACTGACGAGTTTGCTATTCCATTGAAACAGGCTGATTCGGAAAGAGCACTACAAGAAGTTTCAAATGGTTTAGACGAGAAAACATCTACAGAAGATTTGATAGAATCATTTCTTAGAGTTACTAATGAAAATATGGCATCCGCCATTAAGAAGATAGCCACAAGAAAGGGGGCCTCATTAGAGGGTATGTGCCTTGTCACTTTTGGTGGTGCTGGTGGACAACACGCATGCGATATTGCTGAAATACTACATGTATCTGAAGTGCTAATACCTTATGATGCAGGTATTCTTAGTGCACTAGGCATTGGTTTGGCCGATATGGATAAGATAAAAGAGCAGTTGGTTCTTCTGGAGCTTAATTCATTTACTTCCGAAAAAGCTGGAATCTTAAAGTCAATAAAAAAACAAATTTTAGCGGATTTTGAACAATCTGGATATACCGAAGAAGACGTAATTACTAAACATGTATATTGTTATTTAAGATTTGAAGGTCAGGAATCTACAATTGAGATAGACAATATCGGTATTTCCGATCTTTTAGAAGCATTCAGAGATCAGTACATTAAAATTTATAATCATTGGATAGACAATAAAGAAATTGAGGTTGAATCTGTAAAGGTTGTCATGAGTGTTGCCACTAATAATACTGAGTTTGGGAAAAAATCAAGAGTATCTACAACAACCCCAAAACCAAATTCACGAACAAAAAGCCTATGTAACGGAAACTATTTGGACACACCTGTTTACAGTCGAGATCAGTTATCTCCCGGTAATGTAATCAAAGGGCCAGCAATAATTACCAGTAATAGTACAACCATTTATATTAAACCTCATTGGCAGCTTGAAATTGACGAATGGAATTCTTCGGTTTTGAAAAGAATGGCTTCGAACTATGAAGATATTCAATTGTCAGAAAGTGCCTCAAGAACGTTATTTCAAAACCGATTTATGGGTGTAGCCTTAGAGATGGGTGCCATGCTTGAAAGAACTTCATTTTCTGTAAATATTAAAGAACGTTTAGATTTTTCATGTGCAATTTTAGACTCTGAAGGTGACCTAATTATTAATGCTCCGCATATTCCCGTTCATTTAGGCAGTTTAGGTGTTTGTGTTAAAAAAGTTCTTGATCAACTTGAAATAGAAGAGGGCGATGTGGTAATCACAAATCATCCAAAGTATGGAGGCTCTCATTTACCGGATGTCACTTTAATAAGTGGCGTATTTTATAATCATAAGCTTATTGGCTTTGTCGCTAATAGAGCCCATCATTCTGAAATAGGCGGAAGGACACCCGGCTCTATGCCAGTTAATGCCAAAAGCCTGAATGAAGAAGGAGTAATAATTCCACCGATGTATCTAATAAAATCCGGGGAATCACGTATTAAGGAGATTAAAGAGTTATTGAGTAAGGCTGAGTTTCCAACACGATCTGTTAATGAAAATATGGCTGATATTAATGGAGCTTTGGCATCAATTCAGCTAGGCATCAGAGAATTAAAAAAACTTTGTAAGCAATTTGAATCAAATACGGTTGTTGAAAACCTTTTCTCCATTAAAAAGTATTCAGCCTCGCTATTAAAATCAAAGCTAAAGCAACTTCATCATGGAGATTACGAGGCAAAAGAAGAGCTGGATGACGGTTCTAAACTGTCTGTAAAAATTAAGATATCGAAAGATTTAATTGAGCTTGATTTTAATGGCACTTCAGATGTTCATTCGGGTAATCTTAATGCGAATCCAGCAATAGTTCAAAGCGTTATCCTATACGTGCTCAGAATTCTGGTTGATGAAGATATTCCTTTGAACGAAGGCCTAATGCAACATGTAAAAATAGATCTACCTGAGTGTTTGCTGAATCCCAATTTTGACAATCATCAACCTGCTGTGGTGGGAGGAAATACTGAAGTAAGTCAGAGATTGACTGATACTATTTTAAAAGCCTTAGGCCTAGCAGCATGTAGTCAGGGAACGATGAACAATTTACTGTTCGGAAAAGATACTTTCGGTTACTATGAAACAATCTGTGGCGGAACAGGTGCCGGACCTAATTTCAATGGCCATGATGCTATTCATCAGCACATGACCAATACCAAAATAACTGACCCTGAAATATTAGAATTAAAATATCCGGTGAGACTCAATTATTTTCAAATTCGAGAAGAGTCTGGAGGGAAAGGAAAGTACCGAGGCGGTAATGGAGTTTGTCGTTCATTCACATTTTTGGATAATCTTACTCTAACCATTTTGAGTCAACATAGGGTTATAGCTCCTTATGGGCTGAATGGAGGGCACTCAGGAAAAAAGGGGCAACAATTTTTAATTAAGAAAAATGGTGAGAAAATTGAGTTGAGTAGTTCAGATGAACAAGAAATTGAGGATGGAGATCAACTAATTATCAAAACTCCTGGAGGAGGTGGCTTTGGTTTACCCCAATAG